Proteins encoded within one genomic window of uncultured Sphingopyxis sp.:
- a CDS encoding carbon-nitrogen hydrolase family protein, whose protein sequence is MSDASAPFLPKSRVAAVQAAPVFLDAAATVDKACALIAEAAGNGAKLVAFPEVFVAAYPYWNWLMTPIEGAEWHERLYRASILVEGPEVAALCDAARDHGCTVVIGINERDPVSVGTLYNTNLIIGADGRLLGRHRKLVPTWAEKLTWAGGDGSSIRVYDTPVGPLGTLACGENTNTLARFALLSQGELVHVANYIALPVAPASYNMAEAIRIRATAHSFEGKVFTIVACSTVSKEIIVAMSADRPQNHDLLSRPNSAWSGIIDPHGHLIGEPLIDVEGIVYADIDLGECIRPKLMHDIIGGYNRFDIFNLTIDRTPRASALFVDELPPATDEEEP, encoded by the coding sequence ATGAGCGACGCGTCGGCACCCTTCCTGCCCAAATCGCGCGTCGCCGCGGTGCAGGCTGCGCCCGTCTTCCTCGACGCCGCGGCGACGGTCGACAAGGCCTGCGCGCTGATCGCCGAGGCCGCGGGCAATGGTGCGAAGCTGGTCGCCTTTCCCGAGGTGTTCGTCGCCGCCTATCCCTATTGGAACTGGCTGATGACGCCGATCGAGGGGGCCGAATGGCACGAGCGGCTGTATCGCGCCTCGATCCTCGTCGAAGGGCCCGAGGTCGCCGCGCTGTGCGACGCCGCGCGCGACCATGGCTGCACGGTCGTGATCGGGATCAACGAGCGCGACCCGGTGAGCGTCGGCACGCTCTATAACACCAACCTGATCATCGGCGCCGACGGCCGCCTGCTCGGGCGCCACCGCAAGCTGGTGCCGACCTGGGCCGAGAAGCTGACATGGGCAGGCGGCGACGGCAGTTCGATCCGCGTCTATGACACGCCCGTGGGGCCGCTCGGCACGCTCGCGTGCGGCGAGAACACCAACACGCTCGCGCGCTTCGCTTTGCTGTCGCAGGGCGAGCTTGTCCACGTCGCCAATTATATCGCGCTGCCCGTCGCCCCCGCCTCCTACAATATGGCCGAGGCGATCCGCATCCGCGCGACCGCGCACAGCTTCGAAGGCAAGGTCTTCACCATCGTCGCCTGCTCGACGGTAAGCAAGGAGATTATTGTGGCGATGAGTGCCGATCGACCGCAGAACCACGACTTGCTGTCGCGCCCGAACAGCGCCTGGTCGGGCATCATCGATCCGCACGGGCACCTCATCGGCGAGCCGCTGATCGATGTCGAGGGCATCGTCTATGCCGACATCGACCTTGGCGAGTGCATCCGGCCGAAGCTGATGCACGACATCATCGGCGGTTATAACCGCTTCGACATCTTCAACCTGACGATCGACCGGACTCCCCGCGCGTCGGCCCTGTTCGTGGACGAACTGCCGCCCGCGACTGACGAGGAGGAGCCGTGA
- the kynU gene encoding kynureninase gives MTETIFAADVAALDAADPLAPFRERFQLREGLIYLDGNSLGALPKMTGDRLAEVIDTEWGEGLITSWLGAEWSTAPRRIGDKIGRLLGAKPGEIVAADSTSVNIFKALTAALSLRHERPVILSEASNFPTDVYMMQGIEAFSGGRVKAVTVAPDAVLDALNDDVAVLLLTQVHYKSGRVRDMAAITRAAHDAGALVVWDLSHSAGAIPVDLNGANADFAIGCGYKFLNGGPGAPAYLFAASRHHAATPVLSGWFGHARPFAFEEDYDPAAGIERFQCGTPPMLGLSALEVGVDLMLEADMAEIRRKSLALGDLFIEHMQPLCDTYGFKLASVRDHAERGSQVAYAHPQGYQIVQALKEFDVIADFRAPDILRFGLTPLYLSYRDILETVERLETVCATRAWDKPQYHRRAAVT, from the coding sequence ATGACCGAAACGATCTTCGCTGCCGATGTGGCGGCGCTCGATGCCGCCGATCCGCTTGCGCCTTTTCGCGAGCGTTTCCAGTTGCGCGAGGGGCTGATCTACCTCGACGGCAATTCGCTCGGCGCGCTGCCGAAGATGACTGGCGACCGGCTCGCCGAAGTCATCGACACTGAGTGGGGCGAGGGGCTGATCACCTCGTGGCTTGGCGCCGAGTGGTCGACCGCGCCACGGCGGATCGGCGACAAGATCGGGCGGCTGCTCGGTGCGAAGCCGGGTGAGATCGTCGCGGCCGATTCGACGTCGGTCAATATTTTCAAGGCGCTGACCGCCGCTCTTTCGTTGCGGCATGAACGGCCGGTGATCCTGTCGGAGGCGAGCAACTTCCCGACCGACGTCTATATGATGCAAGGCATCGAGGCGTTTTCGGGCGGGCGCGTCAAGGCGGTGACCGTCGCGCCCGACGCTGTCCTCGATGCGCTGAACGACGATGTCGCGGTGCTGCTGCTGACACAGGTGCATTACAAGTCGGGCCGCGTCCGCGACATGGCGGCGATCACCCGCGCCGCGCACGATGCCGGCGCGCTCGTCGTCTGGGACCTCAGCCACAGCGCCGGCGCGATTCCGGTCGACCTCAACGGCGCGAACGCCGATTTCGCGATCGGCTGCGGATATAAATTCCTCAATGGCGGCCCCGGCGCGCCGGCCTATCTGTTCGCGGCATCGCGGCACCATGCGGCGACGCCGGTGCTGTCGGGCTGGTTCGGCCATGCGCGGCCCTTCGCCTTCGAGGAGGATTATGATCCCGCCGCCGGGATCGAGCGTTTCCAGTGCGGCACGCCGCCGATGCTGGGCCTGTCGGCGCTCGAGGTCGGCGTCGACCTGATGCTCGAAGCCGACATGGCCGAAATCCGCCGCAAGTCGCTCGCGCTCGGTGACCTGTTTATCGAGCATATGCAGCCGCTCTGCGACACCTATGGCTTCAAGCTCGCGAGCGTGCGCGATCATGCGGAGCGCGGCAGCCAGGTCGCCTATGCGCACCCGCAGGGTTATCAGATCGTGCAGGCGCTCAAGGAGTTCGACGTGATCGCCGATTTCCGCGCGCCCGATATCCTGCGCTTCGGGCTGACGCCGCTCTATCTAAGCTATCGCGACATCCTCGAGACGGTCGAGCGGCTCGAAACAGTCTGCGCGACGCGCGCGTGGGACAAGCCGCAATATCATCGGCGGGCGGCGGTGACATGA
- the kynB gene encoding arylformamidase, with product MSRIWDISQPLHAAVPVWPGEPAFALHSHAVIGDGCPVNVGGMFTPLHAGTHGDAPLHYANDGASSADCELDAYIGPCVLLDVRHARGRVEIADVDWDAIEGTTRVLLRTYEQFPHEQWDSDFTAIASEVIARLGAMGVRLIGTDAASLDPEQSKTLDAHQAVKAADMRILEGLVLDDVPPGRYELVALPLRIVGADASPVRAILRELA from the coding sequence ATGAGCCGGATCTGGGACATTTCGCAGCCGCTGCACGCCGCGGTGCCGGTGTGGCCGGGCGAGCCTGCCTTCGCGCTGCACAGCCATGCGGTGATCGGCGACGGCTGCCCGGTCAATGTCGGCGGCATGTTCACGCCGCTGCACGCGGGGACGCACGGCGACGCGCCGCTGCACTATGCCAATGACGGTGCGTCGTCGGCCGATTGCGAGCTTGATGCCTATATCGGGCCGTGCGTGCTGCTCGACGTGCGCCATGCGCGCGGGCGGGTCGAGATTGCGGATGTCGACTGGGACGCGATCGAGGGTACGACACGCGTCTTGCTGCGGACCTATGAGCAATTCCCGCACGAGCAATGGGACAGCGATTTCACCGCGATCGCCAGCGAGGTGATCGCGCGGCTCGGGGCGATGGGCGTGCGGCTGATCGGCACCGACGCCGCCTCGCTCGACCCCGAACAATCGAAGACGCTCGACGCGCATCAGGCGGTCAAAGCCGCAGACATGCGGATATTGGAAGGGCTGGTGCTCGATGACGTGCCGCCCGGGCGGTACGAACTCGTCGCATTGCCGCTCCGCATTGTCGGCGCCGACGCCAGCCCGGTGCGCGCGATCCTGAGGGAGCTTGCATGA
- a CDS encoding tryptophan 2,3-dioxygenase family protein translates to MIRQTRDGGTDIFETEIDGETIQWDNGLTYARHIQTQQLLSAQVPVSDKPDEMLFIIMHQTMELWLKLVLHEGRIVYDAIKSDRLEIAGKGLDRIATIQRHMIHSWEVLATLTPHDFLTFRGFLRRASGFQSQQYRELEYLLGNKRGDMMIVHKDDAAATARLRAAFEAPSLYDELLRLLARRGFAIPADHLERDWTQPYEASEAVEKAWLAIYTDVERHWDLYTLAEKITALEYYFQEWRFKHMKTVARVIGHKPGTGGSSGVNYLVKALNLSFFPELWSMRTEMVAPREGGDYAAGTPV, encoded by the coding sequence ATGATCAGGCAGACACGCGACGGCGGCACCGACATTTTCGAGACCGAGATCGACGGCGAGACGATCCAATGGGACAATGGCCTGACCTATGCGCGCCATATCCAGACGCAGCAGCTTCTGTCGGCGCAGGTGCCAGTGTCGGACAAGCCCGACGAGATGCTGTTCATCATCATGCACCAGACGATGGAGCTGTGGCTCAAGCTGGTGCTGCACGAGGGGCGGATCGTCTATGACGCGATCAAGAGCGACCGGCTCGAAATCGCGGGCAAGGGCCTCGACCGGATCGCGACGATCCAGCGGCACATGATCCACAGCTGGGAAGTGCTCGCGACGCTGACACCGCATGATTTCCTGACCTTCCGCGGTTTTCTGCGCCGCGCCTCGGGATTTCAGTCGCAGCAATATCGCGAGCTCGAATATCTGCTCGGCAACAAGCGCGGCGATATGATGATCGTCCACAAGGACGATGCGGCGGCGACCGCGCGGTTGCGCGCGGCGTTCGAGGCGCCGTCGCTCTATGACGAACTGCTGCGCCTGCTCGCGCGGCGCGGGTTCGCCATTCCCGCCGACCATCTCGAGCGCGACTGGACGCAGCCCTATGAAGCATCCGAGGCGGTCGAAAAGGCGTGGCTCGCGATCTACACCGACGTCGAGCGGCATTGGGATCTCTACACGCTCGCCGAGAAGATCACCGCGCTCGAATATTATTTCCAGGAATGGCGCTTCAAGCACATGAAGACCGTCGCGCGCGTCATCGGCCACAAGCCGGGCACCGGCGGCTCGTCGGGGGTCAATTATCTCGTCAAGGCGCTGAATCTCAGCTTCTTTCCCGAACTCTGGTCGATGCGCACCGAGATGGTCGCGCCGCGCGAGGGGGGCGATTATGCCGCGGGGACGCCGGTATGA
- the phhA gene encoding phenylalanine 4-monooxygenase, producing the protein MAATHIFDAPPEGVAADWTMPQDWTAFTAEQHEIWQSLFDRQSAALDGYACRSFLGGLDILRRLKPGVPDFAELNALLKPVSGWEVVAVPGWIPNRPFFEHLANRRFPAANFLRPPEQIAYSEEPDMFHDIFGHVPMLADPAFSDFLVAYGQAGLRAEKLGASDFLGRLWLYTVEFGLVVEEGELRAFGGGLMSSLAETVSALTAPEPRRIWLDIERVMRTKYHFDRLQQTYFVVAGFGDLLRATEETDFASIYRRIADQPALDPGDGWPGDLAYEGRLPAVPAGGERRS; encoded by the coding sequence ATGGCCGCGACGCATATTTTCGACGCACCGCCCGAAGGTGTCGCGGCCGATTGGACGATGCCGCAAGATTGGACCGCGTTCACGGCCGAACAGCATGAAATCTGGCAAAGCCTGTTCGACCGGCAGTCGGCCGCGCTCGATGGCTATGCGTGCCGGTCGTTCCTGGGCGGGCTCGACATCCTTCGCAGGCTGAAACCCGGCGTTCCCGATTTCGCCGAACTCAACGCGCTGCTCAAACCCGTGTCGGGATGGGAAGTCGTCGCGGTGCCCGGCTGGATTCCGAACCGGCCCTTTTTCGAGCATCTTGCGAACCGGCGCTTTCCCGCCGCCAATTTTCTCCGCCCGCCCGAGCAGATCGCCTACAGCGAAGAGCCCGATATGTTTCACGACATATTCGGCCATGTGCCGATGCTGGCCGATCCCGCCTTTTCGGATTTTCTCGTCGCTTATGGTCAGGCGGGGCTGCGCGCCGAAAAGCTGGGCGCGTCGGATTTTCTCGGGCGGCTGTGGCTTTATACGGTCGAGTTCGGACTGGTCGTCGAGGAGGGCGAGCTTCGCGCTTTCGGCGGCGGTTTGATGTCGAGCCTTGCCGAGACGGTGTCGGCGCTGACCGCGCCCGAACCGCGCCGCATCTGGCTCGACATCGAGCGGGTGATGCGGACCAAATATCATTTCGATCGGCTCCAGCAGACCTATTTCGTGGTTGCCGGGTTCGGGGATTTGCTGCGCGCGACCGAGGAAACCGACTTTGCCAGCATCTACCGCAGAATTGCGGACCAGCCGGCGCTCGATCCGGGGGATGGCTGGCCCGGCGATCTGGCTTATGAAGGGCGCCTGCCGGCCGTTCCGGCGGGCGGAGAGAGACGCTCATGA
- a CDS encoding Lrp/AsnC family transcriptional regulator gives MDKLDWKIVAALERDGRQSYADLGEQVGLSKSPCWSRVKNLEDRGVIEGYTARLDPIAIGLAVQSFVEVQIRFDAHIEFEAAVLAHPAVVECHTTAGESDYLLKIFARSADHLDELLRHNLSKLPGVQRLKTVVCLKTIKRHGDLAEWARTTEARDRAN, from the coding sequence ATGGACAAGCTCGACTGGAAGATCGTCGCCGCGCTCGAACGCGACGGCCGCCAATCCTACGCCGACCTCGGCGAACAGGTCGGCCTCTCCAAATCGCCCTGCTGGTCGCGCGTGAAAAACCTTGAGGACCGCGGCGTGATCGAAGGCTATACCGCGCGCCTCGACCCGATCGCGATCGGCCTCGCGGTGCAGAGTTTCGTCGAGGTGCAGATCCGCTTCGACGCGCATATCGAGTTCGAGGCCGCGGTTCTCGCGCATCCCGCCGTCGTCGAATGCCACACGACCGCGGGCGAAAGCGACTATCTGCTCAAGATCTTCGCGCGCTCGGCCGACCATCTCGACGAATTGCTCCGCCACAATCTGTCGAAGCTGCCCGGCGTCCAGCGATTGAAGACGGTGGTGTGCCTCAAGACGATCAAGCGCCACGGCGATCTAGCCGAATGGGCGCGCACGACCGAGGCCCGCGATCGCGCCAATTGA
- a CDS encoding TonB-dependent receptor, with protein sequence MRVRACNLRKFLLSGAAVGCLLLSGNTALAREHVTNYRIPAQSLDRALRDFGVQSGVTLLVDAAIVNGKRTAGHSKRSDPETALRALLLGTGLSYRRDGDVFVVTREGNVTPLAAGGEIEDPTEIVVTAQKREEKISDVPIAISAFTPKALDDRKVESGAELVRAVPNINFSKGNFSSYDFTIRGIGTKAISASSDPAVAVSFNNTPLIRNRLFEAEFFDLERVEVLRGPQGTLYGRNATGGVVNVIPAMPSDEFEGMAKGEVGNFATRRLSGMINVPLTDTLAVRAAGAMTKRDGFDYNTFTQKRVNDRDLWSTRVSAQWEPTDDLKASFIWQHFEEDDQRSRTGKQLCTRDDGPAMLGTTVVPDYLRAKLSQGCKPGSLYSDAAFGAPNASSFAFVYTAKLIGIGNLPDPVLGVVNVPLIDSDRDPYAGIQQSRDLREIATSYDPVFRAKNDVFQLNVEAGVGDLKLISQTAYSRDRYYSSQDYNRFVSVPIFNDSADPRLIDGLGRPNNIPGPTPGGVYTDPQLGPSDRMLAVDVSQSRNTQWTQELRLQSDFSGPFNFSVGANALNFKSQDDYYVFSNLFSALAEYFYNREDAPGEIGTGTRNCDPGNEFRECIYVDPNPIDQIDGQGHNYFRSKNVVQTRSWALFGEAYWNVSDDVKITAGARYTNDKKTSTPIPSQLLLGAQNFGNESGPSSGGRVSIGYPALPPIDQQWDAFTGRLVVDWKPETSFSDDTLVYASFSHGYKGGGSNPPRVDIDPKVIQYQPLAETFKPEYVNAFEIGTKNSFAGGRMTLNATAFFYDYTDYQVSQIVDRISLNENFDAQSWGLELEAAWRPSRNFRVDSNFGYLRTRIGKGAQSIDVMNRTQGNEDWVVVRPQLGVPSNCIAPRDKVEAILNSFFAGPGGLGDLMLSALCAGSARYGSFNPNVETNLRYDQFLGFTYDPLTDAPNGGRGFYADLEGNELPNSPRFTFNIGAQYTFFIDDWNLTFRGDYYRQAKSYARVYNTEYDRLRAWDNANLAVTLERPESQFAMQLYVKNLFNDTPITNTFTNSDDTGLSANIFTLDPRIIGFSVTKRF encoded by the coding sequence ATGCGGGTTCGTGCATGCAATTTGCGCAAATTTCTGTTGAGTGGTGCGGCGGTCGGCTGCCTGCTGTTGTCGGGCAACACGGCGCTGGCGCGCGAACATGTCACGAATTACCGCATTCCGGCGCAATCGCTCGACCGCGCGCTGCGCGACTTCGGCGTGCAAAGCGGCGTAACGCTTCTGGTCGATGCGGCGATTGTCAACGGCAAGCGCACCGCGGGGCACAGCAAGCGATCCGACCCCGAAACGGCGCTGCGCGCGCTGCTGCTCGGCACCGGCCTCAGCTATCGCCGCGACGGCGATGTCTTTGTGGTGACGCGGGAGGGAAACGTAACCCCGCTCGCCGCCGGCGGTGAGATCGAAGACCCCACGGAGATCGTCGTCACCGCGCAGAAGCGCGAGGAAAAGATCAGCGACGTGCCGATCGCGATCAGCGCCTTCACGCCCAAGGCGCTCGACGACCGCAAGGTCGAGAGCGGCGCCGAGCTGGTGCGCGCCGTGCCGAACATCAATTTCTCGAAGGGCAATTTCAGCAGCTATGACTTCACGATCCGCGGTATCGGAACGAAGGCGATTTCCGCCTCCAGCGATCCCGCGGTCGCGGTCAGCTTCAACAACACGCCGCTGATCCGCAACCGCCTGTTCGAAGCCGAGTTCTTCGACCTCGAGCGCGTCGAGGTTCTGCGCGGGCCGCAAGGGACGCTCTATGGCCGCAACGCGACCGGCGGCGTGGTCAATGTCATTCCGGCGATGCCGAGCGACGAGTTCGAGGGAATGGCGAAGGGCGAGGTCGGAAACTTCGCGACGCGCCGGCTGAGCGGAATGATCAACGTTCCGCTGACCGACACGCTGGCGGTCCGCGCCGCGGGCGCGATGACCAAGCGCGACGGCTTCGATTACAACACATTCACCCAGAAGCGCGTCAATGACCGCGACCTGTGGTCGACGCGCGTGTCGGCGCAGTGGGAACCGACCGACGATCTGAAGGCCAGCTTCATCTGGCAGCATTTCGAGGAGGACGACCAGCGTTCGCGCACCGGCAAGCAATTATGCACGCGCGACGACGGACCCGCGATGCTGGGCACGACGGTCGTCCCGGATTATCTGCGCGCCAAGCTGAGCCAGGGATGCAAGCCGGGATCGCTTTACAGCGACGCGGCGTTCGGCGCGCCGAATGCGTCGAGCTTTGCCTTTGTCTATACGGCAAAGCTGATCGGAATCGGCAATCTTCCCGACCCGGTGCTGGGGGTCGTTAACGTACCGCTGATCGACTCGGATCGCGATCCCTATGCCGGCATCCAGCAATCGCGCGACCTGCGCGAGATCGCGACCAGCTACGATCCCGTGTTCCGGGCAAAGAACGATGTATTCCAGCTCAACGTCGAGGCGGGGGTGGGCGACCTGAAGCTGATCTCGCAGACCGCCTATTCACGCGACCGCTATTATTCGTCGCAGGATTATAATCGTTTCGTTTCGGTCCCGATCTTCAATGATTCGGCCGACCCGCGCCTGATCGATGGTTTGGGGCGGCCGAACAATATCCCGGGTCCGACGCCGGGCGGCGTCTATACCGATCCGCAACTCGGTCCGTCGGACCGGATGCTGGCGGTCGATGTCAGCCAGTCGCGCAACACGCAATGGACGCAGGAATTGCGGCTGCAGTCGGACTTTTCAGGCCCGTTCAATTTCAGCGTCGGCGCCAATGCGCTGAACTTCAAGTCGCAGGATGATTATTACGTCTTCAGCAATTTGTTCAGCGCACTGGCCGAATATTTCTATAACCGTGAAGATGCGCCGGGGGAAATCGGCACGGGGACGCGCAATTGCGATCCGGGCAATGAGTTTCGCGAGTGCATTTATGTCGATCCGAACCCCATCGACCAGATCGACGGGCAAGGGCATAATTATTTCCGCAGCAAGAATGTCGTACAAACCCGGTCGTGGGCGCTGTTCGGCGAGGCCTATTGGAACGTATCGGACGACGTGAAGATCACCGCTGGCGCGCGCTATACCAACGACAAGAAGACCTCGACGCCGATTCCCAGCCAGCTTTTGCTCGGTGCGCAGAACTTCGGAAACGAGAGCGGCCCGTCGAGCGGCGGACGCGTCAGCATCGGTTATCCGGCGCTGCCGCCGATCGACCAGCAGTGGGACGCCTTCACCGGGCGGCTGGTGGTCGACTGGAAACCCGAAACCTCCTTCTCCGACGACACATTGGTCTATGCGTCCTTCTCGCATGGGTACAAGGGCGGCGGTTCGAACCCGCCGCGCGTCGATATCGACCCCAAGGTGATCCAGTATCAGCCGCTCGCCGAGACGTTCAAACCCGAATATGTCAACGCGTTCGAAATCGGCACGAAGAACAGCTTCGCCGGCGGCAGGATGACGCTCAACGCCACCGCCTTTTTCTATGACTATACCGATTATCAGGTGTCGCAGATCGTCGACCGCATCTCGCTCAACGAAAATTTCGACGCACAGAGCTGGGGACTGGAACTCGAGGCGGCGTGGCGGCCGTCGCGCAATTTCCGGGTCGACTCCAACTTCGGCTATCTGCGGACGCGGATTGGCAAGGGCGCGCAATCGATCGACGTGATGAACCGGACGCAGGGGAATGAGGACTGGGTGGTCGTGCGCCCGCAACTGGGAGTGCCCTCCAACTGCATCGCGCCGAGGGACAAGGTCGAGGCGATCCTCAATTCCTTCTTTGCCGGACCTGGCGGGCTCGGGGACCTCATGCTCTCAGCCCTATGTGCGGGATCGGCGCGATATGGCAGTTTCAATCCGAACGTCGAGACCAATCTTCGTTACGATCAGTTTCTGGGGTTCACTTACGATCCGCTCACCGATGCGCCCAACGGCGGCCGCGGCTTCTATGCCGATCTTGAGGGGAATGAGCTGCCCAATTCACCGCGCTTCACCTTCAATATCGGCGCGCAATATACGTTTTTTATCGACGACTGGAACTTGACCTTCCGCGGCGATTATTACCGTCAGGCGAAAAGCTATGCGCGCGTTTACAACACCGAATATGACCGGCTGCGCGCGTGGGACAATGCCAATTTGGCGGTGACGCTGGAACGGCCGGAATCGCAATTCGCGATGCAGCTCTATGTCAAGAATCTGTTCAACGACACGCCGATAACCAACACCTTCACGAACAGCGACGACACCGGATTGAGCGCGAATATCTTCACGCTCGACCCGCGCATCATCGGCTTCAGTGTGACCAAGCGTTTCTGA